Part of the Gadus chalcogrammus isolate NIFS_2021 chromosome 22, NIFS_Gcha_1.0, whole genome shotgun sequence genome is shown below.
tgtacgtgtgtgtacgtgtgtgtgtgtgagtcagtgtgtgtgtgtgtacgtgtgtgtgtgtgtgtgtgtgtgtacgtgtgtacgtacgtgtgtgtgtacgtgtgtgtgtgtgtgtgtgtgtgtgtgtgtgtgtgtcagtgtgtgtgtgtgtgtgtgtgtgtgtgtgtgtgtgtgtgtgtgtgtgtgtgtgtcagtgtgtgtgtgtgtgtgtgtgtgtcagtgtgtgcgtgtgtgtgcgtgcgtgcgtgcgtgcgtgcgtgcgtgcgtgtgtgtgtgtgtgtcagtgtgtgcgtgcgtgtgtcagtgtgtgtcagtgtgtgtgtgtgtgtgtgtgtgtgtgtgtgtgtgtgtgtgtgtgtgtgtgtgtgtgtgtgtgtgtgtgtgtgtgtgtgtgtgtgtgtgtgtctcgcagTACTCTGGGGTTCAATAGTTCCACAGTCAGACGGTGCAGTCCcgcccaacagcagcagcatcagtgGTCATTAACTAATTGGAGCCAGTGAATGAAACAAAGGAAAATGAAcatggagcaggagagaggagggcaaaggtgagggggggggggggaaggaacagctaagagagagaaggaggtgagaggaCATCATATGAGAGGAGATGATagatgaaagaggagaggagaaaggagagcacagaggatgagaggagaggaaaggatggaagaaaggagaagagaggatgagaggagaggagaggaaatgaggATGAGAAAGGAGAAGACTTGGGAGAGGAGATTGGAGATGAGATTGGTGAGGAGAacggaaaggagagagggatggagcagTGAGAGCGGAGGGacggaggagagaaggagaagatagGATCGAAGTGAGGAGCAGATgtgaggagaaggagtgagaggagagggggagtgtggAGCTGAACTGGGGAACAAAATCATGAGATTTAGTAGACAAGATACTACAATACTCACAGCATGCTGtcctccacgcacacacacacacacacacacacacacacacacacacacacacacacacacacacacacacacacacacacacacacacacacacacacacacacacacacacacacacacacacacacacaggcacacacaactAAGAATAACAATAAGGAGCAGTGAAAGTGcacacctccctctcccactgactcacacatccacacaaagaGCCATGGATAgttcttccccttcctcccctctcctcccacctccctttTCTATCAACCTCTCCTTTGTTAttgtcctcatcctcttcatctcttTCACATACATCGAGCTCCCTTCTTTCAGCACTCATCTCCACAGTCCAAGTCTCCAGGTGCCTTGCCTCTCACTCCTCTTCTCTattatcacctcctcctccgctgcctCCTCTTTATTTCGATCCTCGTCTTTCTACTCCGCTGTCCTTCTTCAGCTCGGCACTCGCTGACATTATTTCCTCTGCTTGATTCAGTCCctgttccttctctctctatttctataTGTCAGTATTTCTTTCTCTCAAATAATGTAAGAGAAATATACATGTATAATTATCTATACCACTCTTTCTcactgtccgtctctctctctctctctctctctctctctctctctctctctctctctctctctctctctctctctctctctctctctctctctctctctccctctctctctctaggactCCTATTtgttctccctcactctcaccctccctttagctcccattctctctctgtctctctcccccattatctatcttgctcgctctctcgttAGCATGGAGCGGGCAGCTTAGTAGCTGATGATAATGGGAGTCAGagtaacgtctctctctctttggtgcGTGAAATACTTTGTATCAAAGGGGATCTCGCTGAAGATGTCGAGAAGacagggaggagaaaggaaaaaTTGAATAAAATGGCAGTTTTGTTCTCCATGATCTGTGTGTCAGCCTGGTGTCAGTGCTGGGCATTCAGAACCAGAGGAAGAGACCACAGGCTGGGGACCAGAGAAGGTCataggtacagagagagagagagagagagagagagagagagagagagagagagagagagagagagagagagagagagagagagagagagagagagagagagagagagagagagagaccctattaacccacctccctcctctcccatcaAGGATCCAACGGCACAAACAACAAATGAATACAAAGTCATACATTTAATAAATACTGCTTGTTTCCTAAGTGGCAAGCAACTGCAGTTATACTGAGAtatagagagtgagggagagaggtgtagagagtgaggaggagtgacagagagatgtagagagtgagggtgagggcGAGAtcgagagagatgtagagagtgaggaggagtgagtgagagatgtagagagtgagggagacggtgagatagagagagatgtagagagtgagggaaagggggagatagagagagatgtcgagagtgaggaggagtgagtgagagatgtagagagtgaggaagagagcgagagagggagagagcgagagagagaataaaatcGAGTTTGAGGGTTTCTAGTTAATAATTTCTTCCTGTGTTTCGTTGTGTTTGCAGTTGGAAATGTCATcctgaggatgaggaggatgaggtagTTTAAAAGGTCGACTTCTAGGTCAAGGCAATTTTTACCTGTTGTTACAGAGGAAGTTGtccacacacattaacacaaaacctaataataataatattagatacacaaacacggacacatgcagacacacgcagacacacacacacactcacactcacacacacacacacacacacacacacacacacacacacacacacacacacacacacacacacacacacacaccaaacaccccAGTTCTCTCCGTACCTCTCCGTTGGCCAGCCCAGCGTCCGTCGGCCCGTTCATCGCCAGCGGCTGGTTGTCGTTGATATCCAGAACCTTCTCCGGCAGGGGTggggggtcctcctcctccggctccccGTCCCCCTCCGGCTCCCTGCCCTCTgtacctccgcctccacccccagctccacccccacctccaccacctccgccggCGCTATGGCCGGAGCTCCTCTTGGCCTCCATGTTGGCGCTGTGCCGGCTCTTCTTCTTGAGGTCCACCGAGGCGTACTCCACCCCGGAGCACAGGGGCCCCCGCTCCGGGGTGCCGGGGCTGGGGCccgggccggggccggggccggggctggGCCGGCCGTTGGGGACGGGCGGGGGCGGGCAGTTGGGGGCCACGTGGGCGGAGCCGTTGTTCAGGCTGAACTGCCGGACGCTGcccgcgggggcggggccggcggcggAGCCGGCGGCGTGGCCCTTCAGCTCCTTCACCGTCTCGTACAGGGAGTCCTCGGCGCTGAGGTCCCGGGACGCCGCCGCCATCTCCTTCACCacctgggggaaggggggggggggtcgtgtaAGGCTTGACCACTAAAGCACTTAAGTAACCCGGGGGTTTTCTCCGCCCGTGAAATAAGTTAGCAATAAATCTGCTTCCTAACCCGTTATCGGATTTGTTAAATGACTTTGGTCTATCACTACAGTCAAGATAAAATATACGTTAGTCTGCATCTGTATCCTGCGTTTAAAATGCATGGTTTGCCAAATGCATGGAGGAACAGAACATCTCAATGAATAAGTAGCGTCCCCATCCTAGGAGTGAATAACCCTTCAGGCCAAAGGCCAGAGTCCACATCGATCCATTGCTCAATGCCACACTTTAGAGGCGCAGTGAGAGGTACGGAGAGGGGCACCCACCTCGTAGGTGCTCTCGCCGGCGGCCTGCGCCTCGGCGAGGCCGGTGTTGGGGGGGATGCGAGGCAGCTCCCGGTCCTGGGGGCACTTGGAGGACCGCAGGTCGGTCTGGCTggacagcagctcctcctccgaggGCTGGGGGCTGGTGTCTATCTGGGTGTCCGTCAGAactgggggggggccgggggagcaGGACCAAACGTCTAGTAAAGGTTAGGGTTGGTATTTTGCCATAGATGATTGATGAAGAGAAACTTCTTTTAAGGACACGTCGGCCATTGAGAGTAAGTATATCATCAGTCAATCATTGCTCCAACTTTACTTTTAATAACGTGATTGtaacattaactatctatagtttctgtaggctttccaaCACTTTTTGGTCTGTTGACATCACATTTTGgatgatggtggcgattctagttgagtttaacgtgtcatgcaatgttgGGGCCCGGGCAGCTCAGcgaccgcgtccctccgtatgtttctcgcataaccctgcaggctgcaataagaattgcaatccgcgctatGAGACGAAgatatggtcgtaaagtagtctgccccatggtcatattctaggactgACGTCTTTCGGTAGACATGGCGAGTGGTGTTGCACCTGCGATAAACACTGTTGATTCTCTGTTAAAAAACCCATTTGATGGGTTAAAATTTGGAGATAAATTAGCCATCCAACATCTTGGACCAGACAAACCGTATTCGTATTAACCAACAAACGAAGGATAGAGGGAAAACGTACAACAGAACTTTCTCCCGAGCATGGTATGAGAAGAAAAAATGGCTATGTGGTTGCTCAAAAAGAAACACAGTTTTttgttgtaaaaataaatgaattgaaaacctgatttcatacctgattcAAACAgagctgttattgagaaatacCTGATTTTAACAGAATTGTTATTGAGAAATTTGCACACACGAGATTGTCGGGCCAAGTTCCTGTATAAATGATCGAAGGTCTGATAGCTTGATTGATGACTCTTTTGATTCTTATAagctatgtttgtttgtttgatgttgCCGAATGCATTCTGTATAGGCCTGTCTATAGTAGCCTATGTACGTTTTATTTCTACTTTTCATTaatgtatttgcaatgcaccTGCTAAGCCTATGTTGTCTATTGACAGAAAAAAGACATTCGGGTGGAATTGTTATGGCATTgtagcctatttatttattttttcagcaGTTATTTGTATGTTCTTCAGCTgatttttaaaataaaagatGGAGGAATAACTTTTTGCAGACCTAGTTGGTGTTTCCATTGCACATAGGCTATTCTAATCAGCCCACATCATATGACGAGTTttgcggatggcacttcaaaagcgCGCAGTTACATAAAGCTATTCGTTTATACTTCATTCTTACTCAATTAATTCTTACTTaattagtttagttaacatcttttaatgtagctcaaaatatacatgttaaaaaaatatataaattgtgggtgtggtcatatacgccagtagtttctgccccaccgaaaTGAAGGGCCACTGCACGCTACTGCATAAAACCAGCTGCTAGAAATCTGGGCGTCAGTTTTGATTCGGAGATATGCTTCAGTAAGCAAATCTCCTCCGTCGTGAAGAGCAGCTTCTACCAGCTCAGAACCATCTCTAAAATAAAGCACTCCCTATCATACCACAATCTGGGAATAGTCATCCATGCTTTCATAACATCACGGCTGGATAACTGCAACTCCCTCTACCTTGGTCTCCCTCAGTCCCTCATATCACGCCTCAAAATAGTTCAAAATGCAGCAGCAAGACTGTTGACTGGGTCAAAAAAGTGGGAGCATATCACACCCGTTGCTTCCCTTCACTGGCTGCCAGTACAACAAAGGATCATTTGACCGTTCTTATGGTGTTCAAAGCCCTCAATGGTCAGACCCCATCATATATATCAGACCTTTTACACCCCCACTCATCCCCTAGGTCCCTAAGATCCTCTAAAAAGGGTCTTCTCCACATCCCCCAGCTCCAGACTCAAACAAAAAGGTGACCGGGCCTTCGCAGTAGCTGCTCCGCGCTCGTGGAACCAACTGGCACCCGACATACGTGATGCCCCCTCCATTTATGCCTTTAAATCAAGGCTCAAAAACCCACCTGTACAACCTTGCCTTCCCTCCCCATTAGCTATCTGACCTCTGCActactgcctttgtttgtgtgtggatgggtccgggtttcatgtcttttatttttatttgattctaatgttgttgttgttattttgccTTCATGTTTGCCTACTGAATGCACTATGTGCAGCACTTTGCTCGGTGCAAACTGTTATAAATCTGCTTTTATAAATGAATTTTCATTTCTAATTTGACTAAAGGTGAACGCTCCAGTGAATGTGTCCAGGCTCACCTGTAGCGCTGGTCAGAGGGCCGTTCTGAGAGGTGCTGGTAGCCGGGTCCGTGGCGGGACTGTCTACGGACTGGGtgaacgtctctctctctgacacctGCACAACGTTAGACAGGACCAGGGTTAGCTTTAGCACTGCGGGGTGAAAAACGTAAATGGGAACATGGATAGCGATAAAAGATGAACTTAAAACATGGTTTCAGTGTTGCTGGGTTCTGGGGGAATAAGCTTTTCATTTAGTTTGAGATTTCGTTCAATGGGTCTGGTCCTATGGTTGGCAATAGGACCTATACAACTTTCAACAGCAATGGCACACTTATGCGCATCTATAATTGGCCTAATAACATCTTCACAAAATTAGCCAACACCGGTGTTTGTGAATTAGAAGTGAAGCATCCTGACGTGAAATAAATACAATCGGTAATAACATGTAAATTAGCTACGATTTCTCATTATTAATGCATACAAAAGATTTGCATAATGGGGTCACAGGATTGCAATCTAATCAGTGGTTGATAAAGCAAACCCAACTAAACGGATTGAGGAGTTGAATGAGATGACACAGCTGTACATCATTATCTTAATTAAACTGATGCACTGCAATGGATCAGTGTGACTGTGATAGAGAGACTCAGAcaggagagaatgaaagagaaacaGGAAGTTTAAATAGTAGAGGGTTCTAATCTATAGGATTTAGTTTTTTACTACTTATTTATTTGACGATTGTTTTTCGGAcgtaataaaaatatttttttttttatatgttttttaataTCGACCTTTAAAGGAAATCCAAACTAAATGATTGAATGAGTGAAGAAGACAACAATGAAAAATATTGATAGGCTGCTTGAGAGCTCAAATAAACAGAATTGGGCAAATGTAGGCAATCATTAGCACGATTCTGAAAACCCAAACTAAAGCATTGCTTTAATCTAGACCACTTGTCACGTAGAATCCCAAGGTTTGAAAAACATAagtaaaaacgttttttttctgtctttttttttgtctttttatgtCCATCTTTCAGAATGATGGAGTGATATagataaaaaaacatacagCCCAGCAACGCCCCCTAGTGGCCACCTACTAGTATAGCTATACCTGCTGTATCAAATCTATTGTTTAACAGGTACAAATACATACTTATACAGATCAAATAAATATGGAATTATTAAAATATGACTGTATATGACAAACTAAAAGATGGGATTTGAAAAACATTGCATTGCTTGTCACGTTTCATCTTCCACCATTGTAGAAAAGTAAATTAATATTAAGGGTATTTGTCTGGTTAATGGgatatcattttttttcattgttcATTAAATAAGATAAGATCCACTTCAATGAATAGAACCTTTTCACAGAGACCTCATCGTTCAACAAACACAACAGGTGTCcctcataacactaattatggCCCGACTCATGTACGGGGGCCCGGCCGTAACCCATGGCGATATCTTCAACAGAAGAGTCCTCTCCTGGTGCAACCACCCGTATAAAGAGACAACATCCGTAATTACGGTTATGAGTGACACCTGTATTTAGCCTACGATGATGCGTCTGTGAAAAGAGTCTATCTTAATGCAGCGTCGCACTGGGACGGCAATTAGCAGACGGTGGCTAACCTGTTAGCCCCTGACAGTTTGGCACATCTGAATGAATCCAACTGTGGTTAAACAATTTGAACACTCTGCGACGGCACTGCCACGGATAGCACAGGTCGATCAGAAGCCAGTGGTACCTGAGGAAGCATGCAGGCCCACACACGCgcctgtgagtgtgcgtgtgcgtgtgcgtgtgtgtgtgtgtgaccaaaaTATAATTCAGCGCTGTCATTTAGCCATTAGCCAGGCATTAGTCACAGTTAAGTGGTGCTTGAGGCGAGTCCTAAAGCAGAGGACATAGGTTGAACCATCCAGAAGGAGCTGACACCGATGAGGGCTATATGGGTCAACTGAATCCACAGGACGTGGGTTTTTACAAACTTTTTTCTGCAACTCAAACGCAAATTTAAAAGGAACTGAAATTCAAGATGGTGAAATAGAACAAGTGCCTCCAAACCACATCCGatgataatataaatatactagCCCATCTGGATCCTGTCAGTCAGAATGAAgttttgcatgcgtgtgtgtgtgtgtgtatgtgtgtgtgtgtgtgtgtgtgtgtgtgtgtgtgtgtgtgtgtgtgtgtgtgtgtgtgtgtgtgtgtgtgtgtgtgtgtgtgtggagtacaCGTCATTTTCTCATATAAGgagattcatatttatattcttGTGTGCCATTTGGTTGGACATAAtagtgttttaaaaaaaagtccttgattaaaattatatttattttgatgtAATGAGCTGGTTCGAGTTTGACAGGGTACTAGGattgatatatgtgtgtgtgtgtgtgtgtgtgtgtgtgtgtgtgtgtgtgtgtgtgtgtgtgtgtgtgtgtgtgtgtgtgtgtgtgtgtgtgtgtgtgtgtgtgtgtgtgtgtgtgtgtgtgtctgtgtatgtgtcatcTAGGCACGCCTCCAAGAATAATACATTGCAAGAATAATTAATTTTCCTTTAGTAGCAATTACACAAAAAAGAGTGTCAAAATTTatcgttgacctttgacctcttgaACTCATACGTCTCAGAACTCTAGTAAGACGTGAAACACCATTagaatgtgtgtttgcgtgatgTGGAGCGTGTGTTGATGTAACTGAGTGTAACTCCCCTGTGGTCATTAAAGATGCACACTATATGTGCCATACACAAGGACACATTTACTttatacacaatcacacacacatacacatacacttacacacacgcacacacacacaaacgtttgCATCAGTGTATTATTACTGCTACTGATAGCGAAAAGATGATAGTAGATTTGATGCCAGAGTATTCTGCATGTTGCCATACTTACTCCATTGATGAGGTTCTCATTGTCCACTCCAGCATGTCCATTGGTTTTCTTTTGcctgggaggaaggggggagggaagggggagtgtAGGATGTTATTATGTTGTCACGATGTGTGACTGAAACACTAGGACTCCAGTGGGCCGTTTTGTCAATATTCTGACTAGGCAGGATAGTGTAGAGGCCTAAAAGCGATAGGATTATTCTGCACTTGTTGTGAGTGTGTACTTAGTATGTGTGAGACAGTGCGCTTCTATTTAAACTTGCAGGTTCTGAATGTGTGATTGCacgcacatgtttgtgtgtgagcgtgcatgagcgtgtgcgtgtgtgtgcgcgcacgcgtgtgtgtgtgtgtgagcgtgtgtgagtgtgagcgcaTAGCCATGCGTACGAATGTGTGCATCTGCGTGCACGCTGACACGCCTGCACAACGTGCACGCGGGggtccgtgtatgtgtgtgtgtgccacccaCCCCTGGCAGCtggcacacagcagcagcagcagcagggagaggagcACCAGGCCGGTCAGGGTGGTCagggcccccaccacacccagctcccccccacctccgcccagccaggccgccgcccccgccccggAGCCCAGCACGCCGGCCTCCGGACCCCACCACGACACTCCGCTCAGCACCGGAGCCATGACTCATCACACACTGGGCCTGAGCATGGAGAACAGGTGCTGGTCTCTGGCAGGCTgcggagcgagggagaggggggagggagagggagggggggaggagaggagaggggggaggagaggagagggaggggggggaggaagggaggggtagggcggaggaagaagggggagaaatggagggaggcagagagggagggagaggcagggaggagggaggagaggggggagggcgggggggaggtgggagaaggagggagggagggagagaagaaagagaagaatgAAAAAATACAATCCCATAAGTAcatattatgtaaaatattcaTCACATACAGTCATGTATGAAGTGAGCATTCAGGACATGTATATTACTCTAAATGAATTCATGTGACCTCTAAAGGTAATGTAACCAGtaagaaagaagagaaagagtATTCTGCACCATGCCCGGTAAAGTGCATGTCTGGGAATTATGGCATTATTTGAGCAGTTAGGCAGAAATAGATCCAGTGTTTTATGGATCTGTTTCCATCTTTCTATAACTTAATAAAAATCTctgtgaaaaacaaacatcTCAGCTCTAATCCCTACTGCCTCCTGAAACAATGATGGCAAGATTCAGATGTCTTCAACTACAAACAGATGGATATGTTTAAGGGCATCGTCAAGTGTATTTTTGTTAATGAGACATTCAATATTCGATGGGATTTGGATTTTCTTGAATTTCTTAAATATAATCACATAATTCTAATGTAGTCATTTCCATGTACTCTCATTTTGACACACGATCCTGCATTATCAATACCAAATCATTGCGGCAAAAGTGATTAATTCAACATTGCCTCGACAACCCATCCTTAAAAAGGCGACGGTCCGATATCGCCCGGAAGAGCGACAGCCCTTAAATTACCTAACACGGCCAGCAGGTGTCAGCTCAGAGCAGAGTTAAACCGCAGTGCACTGCAGAGAGAGCGACCGGATCCAGTCTGCTGCAGTGGGGGCTCGTGCCACCGCATCCACAACTGGTGTCTGTTCCCTGCGCATGCCGATACTAAGTAAGCACCTCACGTCTCCCTCTTACAACCAAAGTTTGGTTTCACAAAGCCTTCTCCATGTTATCTGACTGTTAGGGAGTGTAGAGGGGGAGGCCACTCTGGACTGTCTGCCTTCGACCTGTCTTCT
Proteins encoded:
- the pag1 gene encoding phosphoprotein associated with glycosphingolipid-enriched microdomains 1 isoform X1; amino-acid sequence: MAPVLSGVSWWGPEAGVLGSGAGAAAWLGGGGGELGVVGALTTLTGLVLLSLLLLLLCASCQGQKKTNGHAGVDNENLINGVSERETFTQSVDSPATDPATSTSQNGPLTSATDVWSCSPGPPPVLTDTQIDTSPQPSEEELLSSQTDLRSSKCPQDRELPRIPPNTGLAEAQAAGESTYEVVKEMAAASRDLSAEDSLYETVKELKGHAAGSAAGPAPAGSVRQFSLNNGSAHVAPNCPPPPVPNGRPSPGPGPGPGPSPGTPERGPLCSGVEYASVDLKKKSRHSANMEAKRSSGHSAGGGGGGGGGAGGGGGGTEGREPEGDGEPEEEDPPPLPEKVLDINDNQPLAMNGPTDAGLANGESYSSLSRSPSLENHIMADNESAVYSMVDKSNCVGGPETGEDREHDYTSIAEMNGMVPASSSSDLYATVRDIYAQPESPQRGAEGEEGDPAGAESTEPCYETIRTPKAVPDPEEGGPGLAASPGAMEGSDGVRVEPDYECLGEMGAETSRL
- the pag1 gene encoding phosphoprotein associated with glycosphingolipid-enriched microdomains 1 isoform X2 codes for the protein MAPVLSGVSWWGPEAGVLGSGAGAAAWLGGGGGELGVVGALTTLTGLVLLSLLLLLLCASCQGQKKTNGHAGVDNENLINGVSERETFTQSVDSPATDPATSTSQNGPLTSATVLTDTQIDTSPQPSEEELLSSQTDLRSSKCPQDRELPRIPPNTGLAEAQAAGESTYEVVKEMAAASRDLSAEDSLYETVKELKGHAAGSAAGPAPAGSVRQFSLNNGSAHVAPNCPPPPVPNGRPSPGPGPGPGPSPGTPERGPLCSGVEYASVDLKKKSRHSANMEAKRSSGHSAGGGGGGGGGAGGGGGGTEGREPEGDGEPEEEDPPPLPEKVLDINDNQPLAMNGPTDAGLANGESYSSLSRSPSLENHIMADNESAVYSMVDKSNCVGGPETGEDREHDYTSIAEMNGMVPASSSSDLYATVRDIYAQPESPQRGAEGEEGDPAGAESTEPCYETIRTPKAVPDPEEGGPGLAASPGAMEGSDGVRVEPDYECLGEMGAETSRL